In the genome of Streptococcus oralis, one region contains:
- the hflX gene encoding GTPase HflX produces MIETEKKEERVLLIGVELQGMDNFDLSMEELASLANTAGAVVVDSYRQKREKYDSKTFVGSGKLEEIALMVDAEEITTVIVNNRLTPRQNVNLEEVLGVKVIDRMQLILDIFAMRARSHEGKLQVHLAQLKYLLPRLVGQGIMLSRQAGGIGSRGPGESQLELNRRSVRNQITDIERQLKVVEKNRATVREKRLESSTFKIGLIGYTNAGKSTIMNTLTSKIQYEADELFATLDATTKSIHLGGNLQVTLTDTVGFIQDLPTELVSSFKSTLEESKHVDLLVHVIDASNPYHEEHEKTVLSIMKDLDMEDIPRLTLYNKADLVEDFTPTQTPYVLISAKSEDSREQLQALFLEKIKEIFEVFTLRVPFSKSYKIHDLESVAILEDRDYQDDGEVIRGYISERNKWRLEEFYD; encoded by the coding sequence ATGATTGAAACGGAGAAAAAAGAGGAACGAGTCCTGCTCATTGGTGTTGAACTGCAGGGCATGGATAATTTTGACCTCTCCATGGAAGAACTGGCTAGTCTAGCCAACACTGCTGGAGCAGTCGTAGTCGATAGCTACAGACAAAAACGTGAAAAGTATGACTCCAAGACCTTCGTCGGTTCTGGTAAGTTGGAAGAGATTGCACTCATGGTAGATGCGGAAGAAATTACTACTGTCATCGTCAATAATCGTTTGACTCCACGGCAAAATGTCAATCTAGAAGAAGTTCTCGGTGTCAAGGTCATTGACCGTATGCAGTTGATTCTGGATATCTTTGCCATGCGGGCTCGAAGCCATGAAGGAAAACTCCAAGTTCATTTGGCTCAGCTCAAGTATCTCTTGCCTCGCTTGGTTGGTCAGGGGATTATGCTCAGCCGTCAGGCAGGGGGAATTGGTTCCCGTGGACCTGGTGAAAGTCAGCTGGAACTGAACCGTCGTAGTGTTCGTAATCAAATCACAGATATCGAGCGCCAGCTCAAGGTGGTTGAGAAAAATCGGGCGACAGTCAGAGAAAAACGTCTGGAGTCAAGTACCTTTAAGATTGGTTTGATTGGCTACACCAATGCTGGGAAATCAACCATCATGAACACCTTGACCAGTAAGATCCAGTATGAAGCAGACGAGCTGTTTGCGACTCTAGATGCGACAACCAAGAGTATCCATCTGGGGGGCAATCTACAGGTAACCTTGACTGATACCGTCGGCTTTATCCAAGACCTACCGACTGAATTGGTGTCCAGTTTTAAGTCAACCTTGGAAGAAAGCAAGCATGTGGATCTTCTGGTTCATGTCATCGATGCCAGCAATCCTTATCACGAGGAACATGAAAAAACGGTTCTGTCTATCATGAAAGACTTGGATATGGAGGATATTCCTCGCCTGACTCTTTACAATAAAGCGGATTTGGTGGAGGATTTCACGCCGACCCAAACGCCTTATGTCCTCATTTCTGCCAAGTCTGAGGATAGTCGTGAGCAGTTGCAAGCATTGTTTTTAGAGAAAATCAAGGAGATTTTTGAAGTCTTTACTCTGCGCGTGCCTTTTTCTAAGTCTTACAAGATTCATGATTTAGAAAGTGTAGCGATTCTGGAGGATCGCGATTATCAGGATGACGGAGAAGTCATCAGAGGCTACATTTCGGAGAGAAATAAATGGAGGTTAGAAGAATTTTATGACTGA
- the miaA gene encoding tRNA (adenosine(37)-N6)-dimethylallyltransferase MiaA, which produces MKTKIIVIVGPTAVGKTALAIEVAKRFGGEVVSGDSQQVYRGLDIGTAKASPEEQAAVPHHLIDVREVTESYSAFDFVSEAKAAIEDIQSRGKLAIIAGGTGLYIQSLLEGYHLGGETPHEEILAYRASLEPYSDEELAHLVKQAGLEIPQFNRRRAMRALEIAHFAQDLENQETLYEPLIICLDDERSQLYERINRRVDLMFEAGLLDEVKWLFDHYPDVQAAKGIGYKELFPYFRGEQTLEEASESLKQATRRFAKRQLTWFRNRMQVTFYQIGDSGVQDRILSQIEEFLND; this is translated from the coding sequence ATGAAAACAAAAATAATTGTGATTGTTGGGCCGACTGCTGTTGGGAAGACAGCCCTTGCTATTGAAGTAGCCAAGCGCTTTGGTGGAGAGGTGGTCAGTGGTGACAGTCAGCAAGTATACAGAGGGTTGGATATTGGGACGGCCAAGGCTAGCCCAGAGGAGCAAGCAGCTGTTCCTCATCATTTAATCGATGTTAGAGAGGTAACCGAGTCTTACTCGGCTTTTGATTTTGTTTCAGAAGCTAAGGCAGCCATAGAGGACATCCAAAGTCGTGGCAAGCTTGCTATTATCGCTGGAGGCACAGGGCTTTATATCCAGAGCTTGTTGGAAGGCTACCATCTAGGTGGGGAGACACCTCATGAGGAGATTTTAGCCTATCGAGCTAGTTTGGAGCCTTATTCAGATGAGGAATTAGCCCATCTCGTGAAGCAAGCAGGTCTTGAAATTCCCCAGTTTAACCGTCGTCGAGCTATGCGGGCCTTGGAAATCGCCCATTTTGCTCAGGATTTGGAGAATCAAGAGACCTTGTATGAACCATTGATTATCTGCCTGGATGATGAACGAAGTCAGCTTTATGAACGTATCAATCGTCGAGTAGATTTGATGTTTGAGGCCGGGCTTTTGGATGAGGTCAAGTGGCTTTTTGACCATTACCCTGATGTGCAGGCTGCTAAAGGCATTGGCTACAAGGAACTCTTTCCATATTTCCGTGGGGAGCAAACTCTTGAGGAAGCGAGCGAGAGTCTCAAACAGGCGACTCGTCGTTTTGCCAAGCGCCAGTTGACCTGGTTCCGAAATCGCATGCAGGTCACCTTTTATCAGATTGGAGATTCTGGCGTGCAGGACCGCATTTTAAGCCAGATTGAGGAGTTTTTAAATGATTGA
- a CDS encoding DUF3042 family protein, with translation MAKGFAKGLVTGVAGTVAAVAGAVYAIKKKVIEPEEQKAAFIEENRKKAARRRVSH, from the coding sequence ATGGCTAAAGGATTCGCTAAAGGTCTTGTAACAGGTGTCGCAGGAACTGTCGCTGCCGTTGCAGGTGCAGTATACGCAATTAAAAAGAAAGTGATTGAGCCAGAAGAGCAAAAAGCAGCTTTCATCGAAGAAAACCGCAAAAAAGCAGCTCGCCGACGCGTATCACATTAA
- a CDS encoding thymidylate synthase: MTKADTIFKENIERILKDGVFSERARPKYKDGTVANSKYITGAFAEYDLSKGEFPITTLRPIAIKSAIKEVLWIYQDQSNSLEVLNDKYNVHYWNDWEVGETGTIGERYGAVVKKHDIINKILKQLEANPWNRRNIISLWDYQAFEETEGLLPCAFQTMFDVRRVDGEIYLDATLTQRSNDMLVAHHINAMQYVALQMMIAKHFGWKVGKFFYFINNLHIYDNQFEQAEELLRREPSNCQPRLVLNVPDGTNFFDIKVEDFELVDYDPVKPQLKFDLAI; this comes from the coding sequence ATGACAAAAGCAGATACGATTTTTAAAGAGAATATTGAACGAATCCTCAAAGACGGTGTCTTTTCTGAGCGGGCTCGTCCTAAGTACAAGGATGGGACTGTTGCCAACTCCAAGTACATAACGGGTGCCTTTGCGGAGTATGATTTGTCTAAGGGGGAATTCCCCATCACAACCTTGCGCCCGATTGCTATCAAATCCGCCATCAAGGAAGTACTCTGGATTTACCAGGATCAGTCTAATAGCCTAGAAGTGCTCAATGACAAGTACAATGTCCACTACTGGAATGACTGGGAAGTGGGAGAGACGGGGACCATCGGTGAGCGCTATGGGGCTGTGGTTAAAAAGCACGATATCATCAACAAGATACTCAAGCAGTTGGAAGCCAATCCTTGGAATCGTCGTAATATCATCTCACTCTGGGATTATCAAGCTTTTGAGGAGACGGAAGGCCTCCTTCCATGCGCCTTTCAGACCATGTTTGATGTCCGTCGTGTTGATGGGGAAATCTATCTGGATGCGACCTTGACCCAGCGCTCTAATGACATGCTAGTGGCCCACCACATCAATGCCATGCAGTATGTGGCTCTTCAAATGATGATTGCTAAACACTTTGGCTGGAAAGTAGGGAAGTTCTTCTACTTTATTAATAATCTCCATATCTATGATAATCAGTTTGAACAAGCAGAGGAATTGCTCCGTCGTGAGCCGTCAAACTGCCAACCACGTTTGGTCTTGAATGTACCAGATGGGACCAATTTCTTTGATATCAAAGTGGAGGACTTTGAGTTAGTTGACTATGATCCAGTCAAGCCACAACTGAAGTTTGATTTGGCTATTTAA
- a CDS encoding GTP pyrophosphokinase produces the protein MNTSKQPMLELALSIAMEAHRGQFDKAGIDYIEHPIFVASQVDSEEEKAVALLHDVIEDSSVTAEELLNAGLPETVVAAVQVLSKKKGQDYQTYLENVKSNSLARVVKLADLKHNSDLSRLSSVTDKDLERLEKYKNAIDYLSM, from the coding sequence ATGAACACATCAAAACAGCCCATGCTTGAATTAGCATTATCTATCGCTATGGAAGCTCATAGAGGGCAATTTGATAAGGCAGGGATAGATTATATAGAACATCCAATTTTTGTTGCGAGCCAAGTTGATTCTGAAGAAGAGAAAGCAGTGGCTCTACTACATGATGTTATTGAGGATAGTTCTGTTACTGCTGAAGAGTTACTAAATGCGGGTTTACCAGAAACAGTAGTTGCTGCCGTTCAGGTTTTGTCAAAGAAAAAGGGACAAGACTATCAAACATATCTAGAAAATGTGAAATCTAATTCTCTAGCACGCGTTGTCAAATTAGCAGATTTAAAACATAATTCAGATTTATCGAGACTGAGTTCTGTCACTGACAAGGATTTGGAACGATTAGAAAAATACAAGAATGCGATTGATTATCTGAGTATGTAG